From the genome of Methanobrevibacter arboriphilus JCM 13429 = DSM 1125, one region includes:
- a CDS encoding helix-turn-helix transcriptional regulator has protein sequence MNSKNIDYLNMYENVKDELKFLTSSKIRIKLLECLSEIPVPMKILCENTNLNYSAISNNIHRLKDNGYVDSDDGKFCLNNIAIMKLLNFYDFSETVKIIRTYIDLWIDHDISCILLDGLVDLNSLKTGYLIESIPTDIYRPHNIFKNILKASNNIKSIFPFVHPEYPIIFQDLIENGVNIEVLCGKAITLNFIESMDLKTLKTGSKNRNFKIKSSKNDIKIFLTVADEFMAFGLFKEDGTYDQNRLLISDDLDAVKWANGLFDYYNSIGNSLYI, from the coding sequence ATGAATAGTAAAAATATTGATTATTTAAATATGTATGAAAACGTTAAAGATGAGCTTAAATTTTTAACTAGCTCTAAAATTCGGATAAAATTATTAGAATGCTTATCTGAAATACCGGTTCCTATGAAAATTTTGTGTGAAAATACTAATTTAAATTATAGTGCTATATCAAATAATATACACAGATTAAAAGATAATGGTTATGTTGATTCAGATGATGGTAAATTTTGCTTAAACAATATAGCTATAATGAAACTTTTAAACTTTTATGATTTCAGTGAAACTGTAAAGATTATTAGAACTTATATTGATTTATGGATAGATCATGATATCAGCTGTATTTTATTAGATGGTTTAGTAGATTTAAATTCTTTAAAAACTGGGTACTTAATTGAATCTATTCCCACTGATATTTATAGACCACATAATATATTTAAAAATATTCTGAAAGCTTCTAATAATATAAAATCTATTTTTCCATTTGTACATCCTGAATATCCAATAATATTCCAAGATTTGATAGAAAATGGGGTTAATATTGAAGTTCTTTGTGGAAAAGCAATCACATTAAACTTCATAGAATCAATGGACCTTAAAACATTAAAAACTGGGTCAAAAAATAGGAATTTTAAAATTAAATCTTCAAAAAATGATATTAAGATATTTTTAACGGTTGCAGATGAATTTATGGCATTTGGTCTTTTTAAAGAAGATGGAACATATGATCAAAATAGATTATTAATATCTGATGATCTAGATGCAGTTAAATGGGCTAATGGATTGTTTGACTATTATAATTCTATAGGAAATAGCCTTTATATATAA
- a CDS encoding helix-turn-helix transcriptional regulator encodes MEYNKKLSISNSFNLMNKDDINNENKLKNINVIKNGNDFKLFDLDKDNYKITDIVSNSVIDVKSNEIFINIKHILTSTLRTRLLICLFSGKKDLKSLRNDLGKPSTSILHGIKELDKLNLIKKEKKNYCLSSNGTMLAMNVIKLIQNIYSINNNSHFWDSHSIKDIPYESLKKIHLIQNAKSIRSSDNDLAKTSKEYISLVSKSKDIKVLLPIFSSVHLDVLLKSLNNGANLELIANKNILEFIRNNGYGKKFSSFVEDINTNNNKNNKNNKNNSLKIWELSKEFKLFLSSGNNFLSLGLFSDDGYYDDSIILVDNTKEGINWGIEVFEYYKEYSEQIDILKYFNIKN; translated from the coding sequence ATGGAATATAATAAAAAATTATCGATTAGTAACAGCTTTAACTTGATGAACAAAGATGATATAAACAATGAAAATAAACTGAAAAATATAAACGTTATCAAGAATGGAAATGATTTTAAATTATTTGATTTAGATAAAGATAATTATAAAATTACAGATATTGTCTCAAATAGTGTAATTGATGTAAAAAGTAATGAGATATTTATTAATATAAAGCATATTTTAACATCTACACTAAGAACAAGGCTACTGATCTGTCTTTTCTCAGGAAAAAAAGATTTAAAATCACTTAGAAACGATTTAGGAAAACCTTCAACTTCAATATTGCATGGAATAAAAGAACTTGATAAATTAAACTTAATAAAAAAAGAGAAGAAAAATTATTGCCTATCTTCTAATGGAACTATGTTGGCAATGAATGTTATTAAACTAATTCAAAATATCTATTCTATTAATAATAATTCTCATTTCTGGGATTCTCATTCTATAAAGGATATACCTTATGAATCATTAAAGAAAATTCATTTAATTCAAAATGCCAAGTCAATAAGATCTTCGGATAATGATTTAGCTAAAACTTCTAAAGAATATATAAGTTTAGTTTCAAAATCAAAGGATATTAAGGTTTTGCTACCTATATTTTCATCAGTTCATTTAGATGTTTTATTAAAAAGTTTAAATAATGGTGCAAATTTAGAATTAATCGCTAATAAAAATATTCTTGAGTTTATAAGGAATAATGGTTATGGAAAAAAGTTTTCATCATTTGTAGAAGATATTAACACGAATAATAATAAGAATAATAAAAATAATAAAAATAATTCTCTTAAGATATGGGAATTGTCAAAAGAATTTAAATTATTTTTAAGTTCAGGTAATAATTTTTTATCATTAGGATTATTTTCTGATGATGGATATTATGATGATTCTATCATTCTAGTGGATAACACGAAAGAAGGAATAAACTGGGGGATTGAAGTATTTGAATATTATAAAGAATATTCAGAACAAATTGATATTTTAAAATATTTTAATATTAAGAATTAA
- the glyS gene encoding glycine--tRNA ligase: protein MNHEKMINISTKRGFLWPSFEIYSGVSGFTDYGPLGAILKNNIMQLWRKQYIAGEGFYEIESPTVTPEEVLKASGHVDNFTDPMTQCDGCKDVFRADHIIEEVTNLEVEGMTNEELDKIVKKHNVNCPNCGDKLSEIWNYNLMFKTNIGAKGNKTGYMRPETAQGIFILFKRLSRFFKNKLPFGTVQLGKAYRNEISPRQGVIRLREFTQAEAEIFVDPENKTHPKFKTIAGEKLVLNSQKTQIEGKDPITITAKEALENGIVANEILIYQIYLAKKFLKELGIPDEVLRFRQHLPNEMAHYAIDCWDVEVKTDRYGWVEIIGIADRGDYDLKSHSKYSNEELNIFIQYEEPKIISKTIAKPNMAKFGPSFKQNAPKVKSFLEDIDGVMVEKIKASIEKDGIYEALIDGETFEIQSEHITFEDVEEEIKGKKIIPHVIEPSFGIDRILYSVLLHSFHKAENEEDKDYFKLANSIAPIQVGVFPLMNKNELNSLATEITNNLRNSGFMVDYDTSGTIGKRYARADEIGVPIAITIDYDTLEDNSVTIRDRDTEKQKRVNIEDLKEVVGNYFN from the coding sequence ATGAATCATGAAAAAATGATAAATATCAGTACCAAAAGAGGTTTTCTATGGCCATCCTTTGAAATTTATTCAGGAGTTTCTGGATTTACTGATTATGGACCTCTTGGAGCTATTTTAAAAAATAATATTATGCAGCTATGGAGAAAACAATATATAGCTGGAGAAGGATTCTATGAAATAGAAAGTCCAACAGTGACTCCTGAAGAAGTTTTAAAAGCATCAGGACATGTTGATAATTTTACAGACCCTATGACACAATGTGATGGTTGTAAAGATGTTTTTAGAGCAGATCATATAATTGAAGAAGTAACCAACCTTGAAGTAGAAGGTATGACTAATGAAGAGTTAGACAAAATTGTTAAAAAACATAATGTCAATTGTCCAAACTGTGGAGATAAATTAAGTGAAATTTGGAACTATAACCTTATGTTTAAAACTAATATTGGGGCTAAAGGAAATAAAACTGGTTATATGCGTCCAGAAACCGCTCAAGGAATATTTATACTCTTCAAAAGACTTTCAAGATTTTTCAAAAATAAGCTACCCTTTGGAACAGTGCAGTTAGGAAAAGCTTATAGAAATGAAATTTCACCTAGGCAAGGAGTAATAAGACTTAGAGAATTTACACAAGCAGAAGCAGAAATATTTGTTGATCCTGAAAATAAAACACACCCTAAATTCAAAACAATAGCTGGTGAGAAATTAGTTCTAAATTCTCAAAAAACACAAATCGAAGGAAAAGATCCCATAACAATAACAGCTAAAGAAGCACTTGAAAATGGTATTGTAGCTAATGAAATTTTAATTTATCAAATATATTTAGCTAAAAAGTTTTTAAAAGAGCTTGGAATTCCTGATGAAGTTTTAAGATTCAGACAACATCTTCCCAATGAAATGGCTCATTATGCAATTGATTGTTGGGATGTTGAAGTTAAAACAGATAGATATGGATGGGTTGAAATTATAGGAATAGCTGATAGAGGAGATTATGATTTAAAATCCCATTCCAAATATAGTAATGAAGAGTTAAACATTTTTATCCAGTATGAAGAACCTAAAATAATATCTAAAACAATAGCAAAACCAAATATGGCTAAATTTGGCCCTTCATTTAAGCAAAATGCTCCAAAAGTGAAATCATTCTTAGAAGATATAGATGGCGTGATGGTTGAAAAGATTAAAGCATCAATCGAAAAAGATGGAATCTATGAAGCCTTAATTGATGGAGAAACTTTTGAAATACAAAGCGAACATATTACCTTTGAAGATGTCGAAGAAGAAATTAAGGGAAAAAAGATCATACCTCATGTAATTGAACCTTCATTTGGTATTGATCGAATATTATACTCAGTACTTTTACATTCATTCCATAAAGCAGAAAATGAAGAAGATAAAGATTATTTCAAATTAGCTAATTCAATTGCTCCAATACAAGTAGGTGTATTTCCATTAATGAATAAAAATGAATTAAATAGCTTAGCTACTGAAATTACAAATAATCTTAGGAATTCTGGATTCATGGTTGATTATGATACTTCTGGAACAATTGGTAAAAGATATGCTAGAGCAGATGAAATAGGAGTTCCAATAGCTATTACTATTGATTATGATACTCTTGAAGATAATTCTGTGACAATTAGAGATAGGGATACTGAAAAACAAAAAAGAGTAAATATAGAAGATTTAAAAGAAGTTGTTGGGAATTATTTCAATTAA
- the dcd gene encoding dCTP deaminase yields the protein MAILSDKDIKKYLKEGKISIDPLENFEKQIQPSSVDLRIGDEFKGFKIIKKPFIDPKDPEDLDSYMDSMHIEEGESFIIHPNEFALATTYETVKIPDNLVARVEGRSSMGRLGITMHVTAGYIDPGFEGKITLEISNIGKMPVALYPGQRACQIVFETMTSNAEKPYGHPERDSKYMGQTRPESSRIKQDYELRKI from the coding sequence ATGGCAATTTTAAGTGACAAAGACATAAAAAAATATCTAAAAGAAGGAAAAATAAGCATAGATCCTCTAGAAAACTTTGAAAAACAAATTCAACCATCATCAGTTGATTTAAGAATTGGAGATGAATTCAAAGGATTTAAGATTATTAAAAAACCATTTATTGATCCAAAAGATCCTGAAGACCTTGATTCATACATGGATTCCATGCATATAGAAGAAGGAGAATCATTTATTATACACCCAAATGAGTTTGCATTAGCTACAACTTATGAAACCGTTAAAATACCGGATAATTTAGTAGCTAGAGTAGAAGGGCGTTCTTCAATGGGAAGACTTGGGATAACTATGCATGTAACTGCAGGATATATTGATCCTGGTTTTGAAGGTAAAATCACACTAGAAATTTCAAACATTGGTAAGATGCCAGTTGCCCTATATCCAGGACAACGAGCTTGTCAAATAGTTTTTGAAACTATGACTTCTAATGCAGAAAAACCATATGGACATCCTGAAAGAGACAGCAAATATATGGGACAGACTCGTCCAGAAAGTAGTAGAATAAAGCAAGATTATGAACTTAGAAAGATCTAA
- a CDS encoding TrmJ/YjtD family RNA methyltransferase, translating into MVVIKEDTTVLDEEKEKSSSKAKSTSKKRGKKLSTAEEIRFSKNYNRFKDNIFVVFVECESSGNVGFLARAMANFGLENLILINPCNLKEDAYYQAMHAKYIVEKAVKNTYPNLDDFLKKEEIDFIVGSTGTPGGSYNLSRIPIKPEELGKSINLNKKIALIFGREGNGLYNEEIEMCDIIVSIPTEHSYPIMNISHAAAIIFYELFKNRNEFPVEGLEEATRIEKEYLLKDMEDIIKKLDIPEHKEKTGIKSFKNIINRAFITGREAHTLKGILRRILMKFE; encoded by the coding sequence ATAGTAGTTATTAAAGAGGATACTACTGTCTTAGATGAAGAAAAAGAAAAGAGCAGTTCTAAAGCAAAATCAACTTCAAAAAAAAGAGGTAAAAAGCTTTCAACTGCAGAAGAAATTAGATTTTCAAAAAATTATAATAGATTTAAAGATAATATATTTGTTGTTTTTGTAGAGTGTGAATCTTCAGGAAATGTTGGATTTTTAGCAAGAGCCATGGCAAATTTTGGATTGGAAAACTTAATACTAATAAATCCTTGTAATTTAAAAGAAGATGCTTATTATCAAGCAATGCATGCAAAATACATTGTAGAAAAAGCCGTTAAAAATACATACCCCAATCTTGATGATTTTTTAAAAAAAGAGGAAATAGATTTTATAGTTGGATCTACAGGCACACCAGGAGGAAGCTACAATCTATCACGTATTCCAATAAAACCAGAAGAATTAGGAAAATCTATAAATTTAAACAAAAAAATAGCTTTAATTTTTGGAAGAGAAGGGAATGGACTTTACAATGAAGAAATAGAAATGTGTGATATTATAGTCAGTATTCCAACAGAACATAGCTATCCAATTATGAATATATCTCATGCAGCAGCCATTATTTTTTATGAATTATTTAAAAATAGAAATGAATTTCCAGTAGAAGGATTAGAAGAAGCAACAAGGATTGAAAAAGAATATCTTCTAAAAGATATGGAAGATATAATAAAAAAATTAGATATCCCAGAACATAAAGAAAAAACAGGAATAAAGTCATTTAAAAATATAATCAATAGAGCATTTATCACAGGAAGAGAAGCACATACTCTAAAAGGAATTTTAAGAAGAATATTAATGAAATTTGAATAA
- the tfrB gene encoding fumarate reductase (CoM/CoB) subunit TfrB produces MIEIEVLRFDREKDKEPYFKKYKIEKKYKMKILDALIAINENYNDNLSFRSSCRAGQCGSCALKMNGEVVLACKSEIKDKSKIEPLDFPVIKDLIVDKTKIEEKVANMGLFLETDDKDKNNRNNENNENNEYKEYKEYNKDNDDIENNEINDNKVNENENNESNENKEIDENKNKKFKDLKKSPETNNIKLDGCGCPSIIENEECMDTKKVRSCIECYSCLSVCPVIKETKEFAGPYFMRYISKFDFDPRDIGERTKESIEEGLYYCTSCGKCGEICPKEINSFGDAIEKLRAIANMKDLGPLEAHKEVKELISKTGRSVEELDESFIKTISKERTEKEKAFKNSENQNKSKKGKIAVFTGCMIDYRLQNVGFALIDVLKKNGIEVDVPEDQICCGSPMLRTGQTEIVESLVLKNKDALSDYDTIITMCAGCGATLKNDYPKYGVNLNVMDISEFLAKNLDTEKMKDLNLKVTYHDPCHLNRGQGIKEEPREILNNIKGVEFIEMEKPDQCCGAGGGVRAAKPEIAFGLGKKKAEMVEKLDVDAVISICPFCQYNIQDALNKEGLDNIKVMNILELLKMSYDDK; encoded by the coding sequence ATGATTGAAATTGAAGTATTACGGTTTGATAGGGAAAAAGATAAAGAACCTTACTTTAAAAAATATAAAATCGAGAAAAAATATAAGATGAAGATATTAGATGCATTAATAGCTATAAATGAAAATTATAATGATAATTTAAGTTTCAGAAGTTCATGTAGAGCAGGACAATGTGGGTCTTGTGCTTTAAAAATGAATGGAGAAGTAGTTCTTGCATGCAAATCTGAAATAAAAGATAAATCAAAAATAGAACCTTTAGACTTTCCAGTGATAAAAGATTTAATTGTAGACAAAACCAAGATTGAAGAAAAAGTAGCTAATATGGGGTTATTCTTAGAAACAGATGATAAAGATAAAAACAATAGAAATAATGAGAATAATGAAAATAATGAATATAAGGAATATAAGGAATATAATAAAGATAATGACGACATAGAAAATAATGAAATTAATGATAATAAAGTTAATGAAAATGAAAATAATGAAAGTAATGAAAATAAAGAAATTGATGAAAACAAAAATAAAAAATTCAAAGATTTGAAAAAATCCCCTGAAACAAATAATATAAAACTAGATGGCTGTGGATGTCCTTCGATTATTGAAAATGAAGAATGTATGGATACTAAAAAAGTTAGAAGTTGTATTGAATGCTATTCCTGTCTTTCAGTATGTCCTGTAATAAAAGAAACAAAAGAATTCGCAGGGCCTTATTTCATGAGATATATATCAAAATTTGATTTTGATCCTAGAGACATTGGGGAAAGAACAAAAGAAAGTATTGAGGAAGGATTATATTATTGTACTAGTTGTGGGAAATGTGGAGAAATATGTCCAAAAGAAATTAATAGTTTTGGAGATGCTATAGAAAAATTAAGAGCTATAGCAAATATGAAGGATTTAGGACCTCTTGAAGCACATAAAGAAGTTAAGGAACTTATTTCAAAAACTGGAAGATCTGTTGAAGAATTAGATGAAAGTTTCATTAAAACAATTTCTAAAGAAAGAACCGAAAAAGAAAAGGCATTCAAAAATAGTGAAAATCAAAATAAAAGTAAAAAAGGAAAAATAGCTGTTTTTACAGGATGTATGATTGATTATAGACTTCAAAATGTTGGTTTTGCCCTTATTGATGTTTTAAAGAAAAATGGAATTGAAGTTGATGTTCCCGAAGATCAAATTTGTTGTGGGTCTCCAATGCTAAGGACTGGGCAAACTGAAATTGTAGAAAGCCTTGTTTTAAAAAATAAAGATGCATTATCCGATTATGATACTATAATTACAATGTGTGCTGGTTGTGGAGCTACATTAAAGAATGATTATCCTAAATATGGAGTAAATCTAAATGTAATGGACATAAGTGAGTTTTTAGCTAAAAATCTTGATACAGAAAAAATGAAAGATTTGAATCTCAAAGTCACATATCATGATCCTTGTCATCTTAATAGAGGTCAAGGAATAAAAGAAGAACCTAGAGAAATACTTAATAATATTAAAGGTGTTGAATTTATAGAAATGGAAAAACCAGACCAATGTTGTGGAGCTGGTGGTGGAGTTAGAGCTGCAAAACCAGAAATAGCATTTGGATTAGGTAAGAAAAAAGCAGAAATGGTTGAAAAACTTGATGTTGATGCAGTAATCAGTATATGTCCATTTTGCCAATACAATATCCAAGATGCGTTAAATAAAGAAGGTTTAGATAATATTAAAGTCATGAACATATTAGAACTTCTAAAAATGTCATATGATGATAAATAA